ggcaaacatcatctcggtggcgctgattgcatcaactcggtgggatcaaagtgaagcaataagcaacagaatctgtcaagccaactcggtgagaccgatttgcatgaactcggtgagaccgaagcgaATGCAATAGATCACAGagcgctggcaaggccatctccgtgagaccgagatccgtatcggtgagaccgaatcgctagggtttctggcagtggctatgtcaggtaaactcggtggctccgggtaggaagaatcggtggggccgagtttggatttaggttttggacatatttggatggagaaagtggctgagggttttggagtgatatcactaagcacttgagcaagtagaccattaagcaacacctcatccccttttaatagtattggctttcctatgaactcaatgtgatcttggatcactaaaatagaaatgaagagtcctGAGCTTTTGCCAAActttgtccttatcattttgaggggtctataactctagtccatgccatgccaatcattggaCATCCTggaatatttatcttgaatggatattagttcaatgagctatatgttgttatgaattaccaaaaccacccggggattagatGTACTTTCAGATAGGGCGATAGCGCAGTTTTTCTTGAATATCCTTTCTAGTTCTTGTCTTGTATTGAGGGATACCGAAGACATGACACAACCTACTTAATGTAAAAGAGCCGATTTTCTCCAccgttttttttctattttattcaGTTGTCTCCATgtattttttttcgttttcttttgtttcttttcttttttcttctccgtttTTTCATTTGTTCCTTCagtttttccattttttttctttggtttattttgtttcttttttgttttccatttctttggttttctttgtttcttttggttttcattccaCTTTTTTTtatatgtcaacaacatttttctaatacaagtTTAACACTTTTTCAATACAAATTTAATAGTTTTCTAATATGTGGTCAACATTTCTTTCTATAAACGTTTTTcatcatttttcaaatgcttgattaacatttttcaataaaaaattaacatttttaatacgCGGTCAATATTTTTCCGttggtttattttcttttcttatacagttttttattttttattttcctttgttttttattCATTCTACATTCTTGTATACATTAACAACATTTTTAAAAATACTTGtacaacatttttatatacatgatttatattttttcaaatacttgttcaacattttcttttaaatacttgttcaacatttttatatacatgataaacattttttcatataattgttcaacatttttatatacatgatcaacatcttttcaaatacttgttcaacattttttaaatacttgttcaacatttttcagatactttttttaaaaaaatcaagttttttgaagagttttttgtaatatatatttaaaatatgttaaagtataaacaaaagtagaaaaaagaaagcaaaaacaaaaacaaaaagcatGAAAAAAACAAAACACAAAACAAGCTGGTGTTTCCCGTGCGCGTGGTCCGGTCCAACTAGCTGTTCCCTTCAGCGCGGGGTTTGCtcccgaaatcactaattgaggagtactcctcGCAAAGATCACTGCCACCTTTCAAGGTTGTGACAAGTGGGGCGCTGGATGTGTGCCACTTCTTGCAACCTggtagtttttctttttttcgtagatccatttatttaaaatgttttatctcttaaaccgtacgtcgaaatctcgaaccgttttcaccgttggatttctcgcgtctagatcttcaaaactagatcccatgttgataggttttgatgaattttttcacaaaaaaatagacaaaaaattcagacgaaaaaaccgaaccggaagcatgattttttttttcaaaagaggcacgactgtgcctctcgcgaaatcacgaccgtgcctctcgcggaagcaaaaccgtccGTTTCCAAGAAGGCATGACCGTGCCTCCCGtgaagcacaaccatgcctctcgcgggaataaaaccgtgcctctcgcgaaagaagaaaaacagaaaacgcgtatatttttctgtttccgagaggcacagtcgtgcctctcgcgaaagcaaaaccgtgcctcgagtggaagaacaaaaaaacaaaaaacacgttttcttCCGTTTCCGAgagtcatggtcgtgcctctcgcgaaagcaaaaccgtgcctctcgcggaagcaaaatcatgcCTCTTGCGGATGAAAAGAAACATAAAACGTGTTTTTCCCATTTCTGAgagtcatggtcgtgcctctcgcgaaagcaaatgcgtgcctctcgcggaagcaaaaccgtgcctctgacggatgggaaaaaaaaggaaaacacgttttttcatgcaaaaaaaattggtcaaaagttaaggaagaccggtggaaagcCGAAACGTCGAAAACCCAAAAAAAacatttaaaaagccgaaaacgtgtgcgaaaaaataaaataaaatccagAGGGAGCTCCCGGAGCGCGACACGTGACGGATGGCTGAGAGCGCTCCAAGTGACGCTGATCATTGTGAGGCTCCCGAAAGAATggtcgttaactagttgctcttgTTTGCTAGTGCGAGACATAGGGGCGCCAGTCACAAAATGCTACACTGTTCCGCTGCTGCTTGGGCCAACCCAATACAAAGTCCCATGTGCGTCCTGGTGCTATTGGATGCATTGGGCGTCGAATAGGAACTCCCTGTAGTTCGCGTCTTAAACGGCAAATAAGCTTTACCGGTCCTATGGGCGAAGAAGGCTTTggcaggaaaaaacaaaaactcatGTCAAGGTGACGGCAACAATCCGTCTGGTGAAGAAGGGGCCCGCTGGTTTGATGCCTCGTGGTGCGGTGACAACAATGGATTCAGTGAGCGTAATGGAGGCGCATGGGATGAGCACGAATCAACCTCCAGGCCGCCATGGCCATTGAGGGGGAGAGAGGGGTGAGATGCGGCTGGGTGAGTCGGGAGAAAAGCGAGAGAGACGCGAGTACGAGGGGCCGGTTCCCCATCGTTCCATCGATTTAGAAGAACGACTGCTTTAGGGATCTCGGTCGAATATTCGCTCGGTGGGAATGACCTGGTTCCATTCCAGTTACGTACCAAACAAAGGGACGAGGCCCTGGTGCAAGTCCGACCCATGCCGTTCCAGCTTGTGACTGAAACCAAACACACCTCTAGAGAAGCGCACACACAGCGAAATTGCAAAGCGATTGCTCGTGTCCATTGCAAAACCTAAACACCGAACATGAAACAGGTACAATTTTTTTGGGAAGCAAAAGCAGCTACACCTATCATCAAATGATATACTCCAAAAACAGGTTAACCAAATGCAATAACCAATAGGCAGAGATCTGTATCTCTGGTTTCAGGTAAAAGGAGAAGCGGAACAAGCGATCCTATTATTGCTGTTCTTGAGGTTGCAAGTCCTGTCCGGCTCACGTACGTAGCTAGATGATGAAGACGTTGGACTAAAACGCCATGTAAGTAGGTAGTAATGACGTTCTCGTCTGAGAGGTAAGTATTAGTGTAGTGtcgaaaaacgtcttacattatgggacggagggagtagtattttttttCCTATTCCGAAGTGGTAGTATATTTTTCGCTTGAAAGAGTTGCGAAATGTGCATAGTACAGTTGACAGGAAACACCGCCAGCACAGTTCTGCCCTGTCTCAACCAATGGCAGCAGAGGCCAAAACGCAAGGGAAACTCAATACTCTAATCCGCTGCAGTCCTTCCATGATGTCGGCCATGTTTTATTAACACGGCGAGAGACACTTGGTTAATCCAAAGTCAACGAAAGACCCCAGCAAAACACCCAGAGTTGTATGTGTCTGTAATGGACCCCAGCAAAATAAATTACTCAGAGCAGCCCTGTCTTGGCCACGGGCGCAGGGCGTCAGAAGAGGAATcaatcatcatccaagatgcaaaaGGGAACTTTGCTGGTGGAGATTAGAAAAGTTTACGATTATTTCTCAAGAAAGGTTTACCAGAAAGTTTTCGATTAGCTGGGCCTGTCGATGAAATGGACGCCTCCATTTGTTTTGTGAACCGGGAcgtgggctgtggccgtggactcCGGAGGACGGCGATGCGGCCTCCAATCGCCGCGATGTGTTTGCTTGTAGTACCTTTTGGGATCCGCCGCTGGTCGCGTCCGGCACGATGGGTGCGTTTGCATATCACACGGTCTCTCAGCTGGGCTGCTGCCTAAACAAATCGGTGTTTGATCGCTGGTGGGGAAGCCCGACGCGGATGAACACGCCTGCTGATAATTGTGGCACCCTGTTTGACCGGAAAGTTTCTAAGCTATTATGATATGGTTAGTAGGAGAATCTCCAAAAAAAATCGTATTGACGCCCACATGCGCATTGCGGTTCCATACGCCGAGGACGGCAGATCAGGGGAGATCAGGGATTCACCGGTGCACAGACTGAGAATAAGCACGTATCAACTGAACAGTACCATGGATTTGACATATAAAAGcgacgcaaaatggagaagcaagtCGATACAAGCTCCGCGTTTTCCATTTTTTGGAATAAAATGAACAAACACAATTGCTATTATACGGATTAATATCACACACCAAATCGCTACTCAGTTCCCTACTTTATTCAAGTTATTACAAGATTTTAGATTTCATCAGTTTCATCAACCACCACGAGTCCACGAACACAAGAGCAACAAGCAACCACAGTGGTGTCCCACACGTCATGCTCGTAAGAATGAATATTCACTGGCAGGTAGGCCCCAGCAGAATCTGAACGGGTCGGCTACCGGCGCTGCTGCCGTCTCTCCTATAAATCCGTCCGCTCCGTTTGCACCTCCATCTCGCGGCCGCGCCTATCAGACACTGCACCTGTCATTGCTCCTTGAGCAGCAGAGTATTTGATAAGGCAAGGGAAGCAAGGCGGCCGAAGATGTCGACGTGCGCGGCGAGCCTGGCGCCGCTgctgggcacggcggcggcgaacgCGACGGACTACCTGTGCAACCAGTTCGCGGACACCACGACTGCGATCGACTCGACGTACCTGCTCTTCTCCGCCTACCTGGTGTTCGCCATGCAGCTCGGCTTCGCCATGCTCTGCGCGGGCTCCGTCCGGGCCAAGAACACCATGAACATCATGCTCACCAACgtgctcgacgccgccgccggcgcgcTCTTCTACTACCTCTTCGGCTTCGCCTTCGCCTTCGGCACGCCCTCCAACGGCTTCATCgggaagcacttcttcggcctccGCGACGTTCCCCAGGTCGGCTTCGACTACAGCTTCTTCCTCTTCCAGTGGGCCTTCGCCATCGCCGCGGCCGGGATAACCTCCGGCTCCATCGCGGAGCGGACGCAGTTCGTGGCCTACCTCATCTACTCGGCCTTCCTCACCGGCTTCGTCTACCCCGTGGTGTCCCACTGGATCTGGTCCGCCGACGGCTGGGCCTCCGCCTCCCGGACGTCGGGGCCGTTGCTCTTCAACTCTGGCGTCATCGACTTCGCCGGGTCCGGGGTTGTGCACATGGTTGGCGGCGTGGCCGGGCTCTGGGGCGCGCTCATCGAGGGCCCCCGCATTGGGCGGTTCGACCACGCCGGACGAGCGGTGGCGCTGCGCGGGCACAGCGCGTCGCTCGTCGTGCTGGGCACCTTCTTGCTGTGGTTTGGCTGGTACGGGTTTAACCCCGGCTCGTTCCTCACCATCCTCAAGTCCTACGGCCCGCCCGGCAGCATCCACGGGCAGTGGTCGGCGGTAGGCCGCGCGGCCGTGACGACCACCCTCGCCGGCAGCACGGCGGCGCTGACGACGCTGTTCGGGAAGAGGCTCCAGACGGGGCACTGGAACGTGCTGGACGTCTGCAACGGCCTCCTGGGCGGCTTCGCCGCGATCACCGCGGGGTGCTCCGTGGTGGACCCGTGGGCGGCGATCATCTGCGGGTTCGTGTCGGCGTGGGTGCTCATCGGGCTGAACAAGCTGGCCGCGAGGTTCAAGTTCGACGACCCGCTGGAGGCGGCGCAGCTGCACGGCGGGTGCGGCGCGTGGGGCGTCATCTTCACGGCGCTGTTCGCGCGCAGGGAGTACGTGGAGCAGATCTACGGCGCgccggggcggccgtacgggctgttcatgggcggcggggggcggctgctGGGCGCGCACGTGGTGCTGATCCTGTTGATCGCGGCGTGGGTGAGCTGCACCATGGGCCCGCTGTTCCTGGCGCTGAACAAGCTGGGGCTGCTGCGCATCTCCGCCGAGGACGAGATGGCCGGCATGGACCAGACGCGGCACGGCGGGTTCGCGTACGCCTACACCGACGAGGACTCCAGCAGCAGGCCGGGCCGCGGCGCCGGCGGCAGCGTCGGAGGGTTCATGCTCAAGTCAGCGCAGACCTCGCAGGTCGCGGCCGACGCCACGTCCCCGAGCAGCTCGGTCTAGTGATTTACACTCTAATAACGGATACACGTATTTCATACACCTCGGTATGTTTGCACGCACAAATGACATGCGTGCAAGTGCAACGCCTCGGTATGTTTGCTCTTTTTATGTTGGGTTGGGTCTCGAACTCCTCAACGTTTGATGCTACGTGAGTACTACTACGTGATTGTATAATAAGATCCACGGGGGGAAGTAGTCTCCTATTTTTTTTCTGTGTGTATAAGCTATGCGCGTGTGTGTGGAACGAAGGGACAATGAGAATGAGACATGCACTCCCCTCCCCTCCCTGTCGCTCCGACGGCGCCGTccacctcccctccccctcccctccttgcGCGTCCGGCCATGGCGTCCAGTCCGTCCTCGGCGGCGGGTCCGTCTCGCAGGGCTGGTGACCGGCCGGTGGTGTCCGGCCTGGGCATCTCCTCTTGCTCGGAGTCGTCCGATGGTCCCGGCGCGCTGGAGGTCTCGTCGCGGGCGCTcgcacccccccccttggggcCGCGGCCCCGGCGGAGGCGATCGTGGCGGGCGGCGCTGTCCGGCCATGGGTTTCGGCCCAGCCCTCCAAGAAGTCGCTATGGAGGCGGCGTCACGCGGGTGCCCCGCAGCCGCGGCTCCCTTCCCCCACCGTCAGGCGCGAGGTCTCCCCTGACATGGACGGGCTCTGCTTCAGATGTCTCCGGGAGGGCCATCATCGC
Above is a window of Triticum aestivum cultivar Chinese Spring chromosome 6B, IWGSC CS RefSeq v2.1, whole genome shotgun sequence DNA encoding:
- the LOC123137496 gene encoding ammonium transporter 1 member 2 translates to MSTCAASLAPLLGTAAANATDYLCNQFADTTTAIDSTYLLFSAYLVFAMQLGFAMLCAGSVRAKNTMNIMLTNVLDAAAGALFYYLFGFAFAFGTPSNGFIGKHFFGLRDVPQVGFDYSFFLFQWAFAIAAAGITSGSIAERTQFVAYLIYSAFLTGFVYPVVSHWIWSADGWASASRTSGPLLFNSGVIDFAGSGVVHMVGGVAGLWGALIEGPRIGRFDHAGRAVALRGHSASLVVLGTFLLWFGWYGFNPGSFLTILKSYGPPGSIHGQWSAVGRAAVTTTLAGSTAALTTLFGKRLQTGHWNVLDVCNGLLGGFAAITAGCSVVDPWAAIICGFVSAWVLIGLNKLAARFKFDDPLEAAQLHGGCGAWGVIFTALFARREYVEQIYGAPGRPYGLFMGGGGRLLGAHVVLILLIAAWVSCTMGPLFLALNKLGLLRISAEDEMAGMDQTRHGGFAYAYTDEDSSSRPGRGAGGSVGGFMLKSAQTSQVAADATSPSSSV